GTATTCCAAAGAAAATACAGAGATTAAGGTAAGCGGACAATTGCAGGATGGAAGACTTAAGATGTTTGTAAGTAATGTGACGGAGGAAGAAAAACATCTTGAGAGTGAGTCTTACGGACTTGGACTTACCATAGTTGATGAGATAGCAAAAAGGCTTGGGTTACATTTAAGCTTCAGGAGGGATGGATCTCTATTTACGGCGATCGTAGAGATAGGGGTTGATAAGGGAGAATGATAGCTTTTTTCCTATACATACTTTTTGAGTTTACAGATACCATATTTTCATCCTTTTTGATGTATATACATTTTCCATCAAAAAGCCATACCTTTTTTAGCGCAAGCTCCTACGGTTATCTAATAATACTTTCCAATTTGCTGGGGTTTACATTACTGCTTTTGGGTCTCTACCGCTTTGGCTTTTTAAGTTACAGCTTCTATTTGGCTACGCTTTCTGTTCTTTCCCTTCTTATAGGCTTTTCCCATTCTATGGCATCATTCGTGCTTATTTTTTTGTTCTTTATCTTTCATACCGCTTTCTTTTTTTGGTATGAGGTGCTGGCGGTCAAGTTTGAAAAGTTTGAAGCTCTGATTGGACTATCTTATTCGGCAGGTTTTTTCGCTTTGGGTATCCTTCTTTTTTTTGAAAAGTTGAGTTTACCCCTTTTATCTGTTCTCTATTCAGTATCTTTATTTTCTATGTTACTTTTAAGAAAGATAGAGCTTCCTCAAAAAAGGCTAAGAGTCTTTCAGTTAAAAACTTCCAAATTCATCACAGAAGTGCTTACCGTTTGGCTTATGGGCGAATATGCAGAAGTGCTTGCCTCTATGGCTTACTATGTTCTCAAAGATACAGCTCCGCTGAGTGATGCTCAGATACATAAGCTCTTTGCTGTAGCTTTACTTTCGGCTTTTTTATCTGCATTAATCTCTCCTTTCCTACTTGAGAGATTAAACATAAAGCGCTTTGGCAGGCTTACTCTCCTACTTATGATCTCTATACCTTTTCTCCTTGGTTTTCCATCACTCTTTTACCTTCTTTCAACTTTGGTGGGTAGTTCCATAGCCTTTTACTGGGTTTTTTTCCGCACCTACCTCTATTATACATATCCAAAAGAAGAATACATAGGAAGATTTATGTTTTTTTACTTCTCTTCTCACATAGGTGGTGTTTTTTTATACTCGCTCCTATTCCAGTTGTTTCAAAGCCACCAGCTCAGCTTACTTATTTTTTCTACACTTTTATTCCCCGTGCTGATCGTGAATATATTTTCTTGAACTTATTTTTATCTTTAGTTTACAAACGCTGCATATATCGCTAATAGAAGGCTCTCCGCAAACTTTACATTTTTGCAGTTTTGCTTTTTGCTCCTGTGTTTTCAAAATTGGATACAGCTTTCTTAAAAACTCACTGTAGAATCTAAGCTTTATACCGGGCATTTTCTCCTCAAGTTGAGAAAGATAAAGCTTGTAATCTATAGTAGTAGCTCCTTGTGCCATAGGACACTCATCTTCTACATACTCTATACCGGAAAGAACAGCATACAGAGCGCTCTCTTTTTCTGAGACTTTACACAGAGGTTTTACCTTTTTTACGAATCCATTTTCCTCAGGAAGGACAGGATACTGCCTTTCAAGGTACTCTATATTCCAACTTAATGCGTTGGAAAATAGAACAGCTGATTCATCATCAAGATTGTGTCCTGTGGCTACTACGCTGTAGCCTAACTCCTTCGCAACTTTGTTCATATAGTATCTTTTGAGAGTACCGCAAAGGGAACATGCCGGTCTTTTGTCGTAATCTCTGAAATCTGGCACAGGCATAACTTCTTTTGCAAGATGTAATTCATGAAGGGTTCTCCCAACTTTGCATGCAAACTTTAGAGCTATTTGATTAGACATTTCTGAATAATTACCTATTCCAAGATTTATGTGGAAACCATCAGCATCGTAACCGAGCTTTATAAGAGCCTGCCATAGAGATAGACTATCTTTTCCGCCAGATACAGCCACCAAAATCTTATCCCACCTTGAAAACATCCTGAACTCTCTTATTGTCCTTTCCACCCTATTTTCAAACCACTCAATATAATGCTTTCCGCAGAGGGACAACCTGTGCTGTGGTAGAAAAACCTGTGCCTTTTTACCACACTTTGCGCACCTTCTCAAGATACACCTCCAGATATGGCGTTTATCACTCTAATGTCATCATCTGGAGATAAGAGTTCATCATCATCAACCACTTGACCGTTCTTGACTACAAAGGCAAACTCCCTCGAAAGGTTCAGAGTATTGAGGACGTCTTTTGCTTTTACTCTGTCTTTTTCAAAGACCAGTATCTTCTCCTTTCCTCTGTACTTTACCTTAAGCTCCATATATTATAAAAATTGTCTCAAGAATCTCAGATCGTTTTCATAAAAGAGCCTTATGTTATCTATACCGAAGTAAAGCATGGAGAGTCTTTCAACGCCCATACCAAAGGCAAAGCCTTGATATATATCTGTATCTATTTGGCAGTTTTCCAGAACCGATGGGTGAACCATACCGCAACCCATAACCTCCAACCATCCAGAACCCTTACAAACCCTACAACCCATACCATGGCATATTATACAACCTATATCTACCTCAGCGGAAGGCTCCGTGAAGGGAAAGTAGGAAGCCCTGAACCTTACTGGCACTTCCTTTTCAAAGAAAGTCCTAAGAAAGGTTTCTATAGTGTACTTCATATGCCTGAAGTTAGCGTACTCATTCACCACAAGCCCTTCCACCTGATGGAACATGGGCGAGTGGGTAGGATCATCATCCCTTCTGTATACCTTCCCAGGAGCTATGACTTGTATAGGTGGTTTTTGGGACAGCATAACTCTTATCTGTGCTGGTGAGGTATGAGTCCTTAATAGGTAGCCATCCATGTTGAGATAGAACGTATCCTGCATATCCCTCGCTGGATGCTCCTTGGGTATGTTCAAAAGATCAAAGTTGTAAGCTTCAAGTTCTAATTCCGGACCTTCAAAAATGGAAAAACCCATACTGACGAATATTTCCTTTATTTTTGAAAGCGTTTGGGTCAACGGATGCAAGGTACCTACCAAAGGCTCTAAAGGTATAGACATATCTACCCAATCTTGACTAAGCTTCCTGCTTATCTCACGCTCCTTAAGCTCGCTTTCTTTTTCTCGCAATAAATTTTCTATCACCTCCTTCAGCGTGTTTATCTGAGAGCCATACTCCTTCCTATTCTCCTGAGGTATATCCTTTATACCTTTGAGGGCTAAAGTAATTAGCCCCTCTTTTCCCAGATACTTAGCTTTTATTTCAAAAAGCCTTTGGAGGTTATCGGCTCTTTTTATTTCCTCCTCGGCTCGCTTTCTTACTTGGATAGGATCTAACATCAGACGGAGCTTAAAGCTTCCTTTGCTTTATTAACTATGTGAGCAAAGCCTTCGGGATCTCTTACAGCCATATCCGCAAGTACCTTTCTATTTAGTTCTATACCTGCCTTCTTCATACCTGCTATAAACTTGCTGTATGATATACCGTGAAATCTCACTGCTGCATTAATTCTTGCTATCCAGAGCCTTCTGAACTGCCTCTTTCTTTGCCTTCTGTCCCTGTACTGATACTGCAAAGCTCTAAATACGTATTCCTTCGCTCTTCTATAAACGTTCTTTTTCTGACCTCTAAAACCCTTTGCAAACTTAAGTATCTTCTTTTTAAACTTCCTGGAAGATGGACCCTTCACTCTCATAAGCCTTCTTACCTCCTTAGATATAAAATTATAGTACTTTTCGGATCTTGGAATTTAAAATTATATCCTATGAGGGTATTATTAGCTATCCTTTTTTTGCTCACAAGTTTTGCGGTCGGACAGGACATTATAAAGTTTGGGGCTGCTATCTCTCTTACTGGCAAGCTCGCTAAAGAAGGACAGCTTTTAAAGCGCGGTTACGAGATTTGGAAAGAGACTGTCAATGCACAGGGAGGTATAAAGGTAGGTGGAAAACATTACAAAGTGGATCTGGTGTATTACGATGACCAAAGCGATCCTGTAACTTCCGCAAGGCTTATAGAGAGGCTCATCGTAGAAGATCACATCAAATTTATCCTCGGACCATACGGAAGCGCTCAAGTTTTTTCATCAGCACCTGTAGTAGAGAAGTATGGAGCTATCATGGTTCAGGCTGGTGGTGCCTCTTCCGATATATACCAAAAGGGATATAGAAATATTTTTGGTCTTTATACCATAGCACCGGACTATGGCAGAGATCTCGTTGAGCTTGCCACGAGGTTAGACAAAAGTGCGAGAAAGATAGCTATACTATACGAGAAGGATATCTTTTCCGAAGACGCCGCTGAAGGAGCTTTACAGCATGCTAAAAGGAAGGGTCTTGAAGTGGTGCTTTACGAAGGCTATCCTAAACAGGTACAGGATCTTTCAAGTCTTATGCAGAAGATCAGGTTACTTAAGCCCGATATAGTTATAGGATCAGGACATTTTCAGGATTCTGTTTTGATGGTGAAACAGCTGAAGCAGTTTAGAATAAATCCCAAATTTTTAGGACTTACTGTAGGTCCCGCTTTACCTGCTTTTGTTGAAGCTCTCGGGCAGGATGCTGAAGGTATATTCGGACCTGTTCAGTGGAGTCCAGCTTTAAGATACAGAGATCCACTTTTTGGAAGCAATCAGGAATTTGTAAAGTTTTACAGGGAGAGATTCGGTTCGGATCCAGAGTACCATGTGGCTGGTGCGGTCGCCGCAGGCATAGTTTTTCAGAAGGCTATTGAGGAGGCTAAAAGTACGGATGTGGTCAAAGTGAGAGATGCTCTCAGAAGGATCAAGATTGAGACGCTCTTTGGTTTGATAAGCTTTGATACCTCCGGAAGGGTAATAACCAAACCCATGGCGGTTATCCAGATACAGAGAGGTAAACAGGTAACTGTCTACCCATTTGAGGAGGCAAAACCCATCTATCCTAAACCTCAATGGAGATGATACTTCAGCTTCTACTTGATACTTTGCTCCTCGCTGGTTTTTACAGTATGCTTTCCTCGGGATTCTCCCTAATGTGGGGTGTGACGGGTATTATAAACTTAGCTTACGGCTCGTTCGTACTTGTTGGAGCTTACCTGTTTTACTGGGCTTATCAGTCAGGTGTAAATCTCCCTAATGCCTTTCTTTTGGTTTTTTTGTCAGGTCTACTGGGCGGTGTGGCTTTTCAGCGCATTTTTATTAACAGGCTAATGAATTACGAACCCTTTACCTTACTCATACTCACCTTTGGGCTTGATATACTTTTTACAAACCTTCTTAACCTTATCTTTAAAGCTGATGTTAGATCTGTGCAGATTCAAAGCTTATCAAAATCCCTTTTTATTCGCGACTTTATACTACCTTACAACAAGCTTTCGGTATTTCTCATATCCTCTTTAGTCATTTTATTTGTAGAGGTTTACCTGAGGTTTTCTTGGACGGGTAGAGCTATAAGGGCAGTTTCCGCTGATCGCACGGGCGCACAACTGTGCGGTATAAATCCCGGAAATGTTTATACGATAAGCACATCCTTGGCTACAGCTCTTGCTATGCTCTCTGGATGTTTTTACGCCCTACTTCAAGGTTTCACTCCCTTTGATTCTGAGAGTATAACTCTGAAAGCCTTTTTTGTGTGCGTTGTTGGTGGCTTGGGAACCCTCCAAGGACTGCTCTTAGGCAGTCTCTTGCTTTCCCTGTCGGAGGTATTTTCGGGTTTCTATCTGGGTGAAGAATGGAAGATGGTTGTGTCTTTGTTTATTCTCATAGTTTTCCTGCTCTTTAAACCTCGCGGTTTTGCAGGAGTTAAGTATGCTTAGGTTATTTTTGTTTGCTCTATTTATAGCCGGCGTTTTTCTTCCATCTTTTGCAGATCCCTACTGGCTTCGCGTGATAAGTTCAGCATTATTACTTTCTTCCCTCGCTTATGCTCACAATCTGCTCTTTCACTTTTTGGGATATCCCGCTTTTGGGGGTGTAGCTTTTTTCGGTATAGGGGCTTATACCTTCTCCCTTTCCTTCTCCCGGCACTATCCCCTTTACGTGTCCCTACCTTTTGCCGGGATCATCTCATCCCTCATAGCAGTGATCTCTCTGCCCATAATTTTGAGACTAAAAAGCCATTACTTTGCCATAGGCACATTAGCTCTTCAAATCATGTTTATGGAGCTTGCGGAAAATCTTAACATAACTGGAGGTACAAAAGGTTACGCACTCAAGGTACCAGAAAGCGCTAATATTACAACTTTCTATTTATTTTTATTTATACTCCTATCCCTTCTTATACTTACCGCACTTTTAGAAAAATCAATCTTTGGAAAAACGCTGAAGGTTATAAAGGAAGATGAGGAAGCATCCCTCACAATGGGTATAAATCCTTTACCCTATAAACTTTTAGTACTCATCATGATGACTTTATATCTTGGAATCCTTGGAGGAGTATTTTCTCTTTGGAGTACGTATATTGATGCGTCTACAGTTTTTGATCCCTTACTCTCTGTCAAGACGTTTTTTGTCCTAATACTATCTATAAGCGCTCCCGTCTTTGGACCTCTCGCCTGGTCATTCATCTTTGAGCTTGCCTTTGAAATCCTTTGGAGCAGTTTCACTCAAATACATGGACTCCTCTTAGGTACTGCTATAATCCTTCTTATATTATTTTTTCCAAAAGGTGCGGTATGGAAAAGCTCTTAGAGGTACTCGATTTAGAAAAGTCCTTCGGCGGTAATAAGGTGCTTGATCGCGTTTCTTTTCACATAAAAAGAGGCGAAATCTTAGGAGTTATAGGTCCCAATGGTTCTGGCAAAACTACACTTTTGAACGTAATTTCAGGTCTTCTCAAACAAGACAGCGGTAAGATCCTCTTCAAAGGGAAGGATATAGGAAAAACTGGAGCCTATGTGAGAGCGAGACTCGGTATAGGTAGGACTTTTCAAAATCCGAGAACGTTCCCTTCCCTCACGGTGTTGGAAAATCTTAAGATAGCTCGCCTTCACTCTGGAAGGATGACACATACACAAGAAATTCTGAAAAAAACCGGTCTATACAAACTAAAAGATAGATATTCGGATAGGCTCTCTTTAGCTCAAAAAAAGAGGCTCGAGCTTGCTAGAGCTTTGGCGATCGCACCGGAAATACTGCTTCTTGACGAAATTTTTGCAGGACTAAATCCCGCTTCTGTGAAGGACATATCTGATCTTATAAAACAGTTGAAAGATGAAGGTTTGAGTATAGTGATGGTTGAACACGTTTTGAGTGCGCTCATTCCGCTTGCCGATCGGATTATTGTACTTTCGGAGGGAAGAGTAATATACGATGGTGACAAGTACGGAGCTTTTCGTGATGAAAAGGTAAGGAGGGCTTATCTTGGAGAGAGATACTCCTCTCTTGGAGTGTAAGGGTATAAACTGCGGATACGCAGATATGCAGGTGCTTTATGATGTATATCTTACTGTAAAAGAAAAGGAAGCTGTAGTTATATTTGGTTCAAACGGTTCTGGGAAAAGTACCCTCCTGAAGACTTTGAGCGGGCTGTTAAAACCTTGGAATGGTAGTGTTAGGTTTTACGATAGAGACATAACGGATCTTGCTCCTCACGAAAGGGCAAGGCTCGGTATATCCTTTGCAAGCGATACGAGAAACCTCTTTCTGAGCATGAGTGTTGAAGAAAACCTTATACTCGGCGCTTACACGAATAGAAAGAGACTAAGGAAAAACCTTGAGATGGTTTATCACTACTTTCCAGAGCTTGCCAACATGAAAAAAAAGCTGGCTGGAGAACTCTCTGGTGGCTATCAGAGAATGCTTTCCATAGGAAGGGCGCTTATGTCTGAACCACACCTCCTCATGATAGATGAGCTTTCTTTGGGTCTCTCACCGAATATGGTAGACAGGCTTGGAGAAGCGCTTACAAACATAAACAGAGAAAATGGTTTAGCGATGCTCGTTGTGGAACAGGAAATTTATCTTGCAAGCAATATGTGTAAAAGAGGATACGTTCTTGATCTGGGAAAGATCGTCGCACAGGGAGAAGTACAAAAACTCCTTCAAGAAGATACTGTCAGAAGGGTTTACATGGGTGGATCGCATCCTTAAAAAAATAGACTCATCACAAGTGAAGGAAAGATGTTAAGTACTTTTACTTTCTCTAAAAGACCAAATATCTTCATGCCCGTCAATATCATAAGACCTCCACCTACAAACAAGGCATTAGACATTGAACTCTCAGATAGAAAGCTTCCAAAATAAAAGGCAAGTCCTGTAAGCATACCTTGGAAAAGCAAAACAAAGAAAGCTGAGAAAAGAACGCCTCTCCCTAAGGATGAAGAAAGTATCGTAGAAGAAAATCCGTCCATAACGGCTTTTGAAAGGATCAAGGTACTGTCTCCCTTAGTACCTTCAAGAATACATCCCAGGAGGGTCATAGGTCCTACGGTAAATAGTATACAAGCAGTTACAAAGCCCTTTACCGAGTTGCCTCCCCTATCTTTTAAAAATCTGTGAATGCTCTCTTCCAACCTCACCATATGTCCCAGTGCCGAACCTGTAAGTATTAGAATGAACACTTTCAAGGTTTCCGGTTTATTCTCATACAGCAGTTTTATACCGAGCATTAGGGTGAAAAGCCCTATGGCGTTTATGGCTCCATCCTTTAAACTTTGAGGTATATACCTTGAAGCCTTCAAGCCGAAAAAGGAACCAGTAAGGATCAAAGAGGCATTTATTAAGGTGCCAAAACCCGGAAACATAACTCAAGGGCTTTTTCCAGCTTGCTCAAGTATCTGCTCAAAAATACCCAGCAAAAACTCTCCTCTATCCTCAGGTGTAAATTTTTCCAAAACTTTTTGTCTCGCGGATTGACCTATAGTAAGAGCTTCATCAAGATGTTCGAGGTAATAAAGGATCTTCTCCTCGATATCCGCTCTATCAAGAGGCATGTATGCTATGCACTCATTACCCGGCGTTAAAAAGCCCTGAAGGGTCATTCTGTAGTCTATAACTGGAGCACACCCCATAAAGCTAACTTCTAATGGCGAAAAACCTATACCGGAAGGAACGCTGTATGGAAAGCTCATGATGACCATATAAGTCCTATCAAGTACATCAAGAAACTCATCGTAAGAGCTTATCTGTAGACTTTCATGCCCTTCCTTTAGCTCACCATGGTACTCACCAAGTATTTTGAGGTCTATGCCCTCAAGAAAGCTAAGTATGTACCACCTCTTTTTGGAAGTGGCGTATATAGATACATCGTTCAGAAAGCGTAGATACTCTTCAGGTTTTTCATTGCGCCACTTGTTTATCTCTTCCTGAAAGTTTTGGTGAAACATGGAAAGTACGTACTCGGAAGCTACAAGCACAGGAATCTCCGGATTTCTAAACATAAACTCACCTACTTCAAAGAAGAAGGGGATAAGTTGATCCTTTAGACCGCTTATCGCTTGACGGGCAAGGATCTGCGGATCTGATACTGGACCTAAAAAGACAACCTCCATATCCTTTTCCCCGTGCGGTTTTTTCATAAAATCAACATCCACAAAGGGCGTTATGTAAAACAAACCCTTATTTATACCAAGCGCTTTTAAACTATCCACGTACTTAAGGTCACATACAACAGGCAAAAAGTTGTTTGCCTGCCTTATATCAAGAAGGCTCGGAAAGTAAAGTAAGGGTTCATCGGTGAATACGCTGACGTGTACGAAGCCAAAGGCATCACAAAGAGGTACTTTGCTCTGTTCTTGCTGACCTACTATCACACCGGTTGAATTAATATCCAACGAAAAGGCTGGGGAAAACTCAAGTATCTCGTTTACCGTTTGCTGTATGTCCCCTTGAGTGAGATCAAACTCTCTTACCTGAGCTCCCTTATTCTGAAAGTACTTCAAAAGAGCCAGTATATGCCTATTTACACCAGTTTCATTTCCTGTTTTTAAAAAAGCTATTTTCATGCCTAAAATTATACCACACTTGTCATACACTTCCTGTGTTGGAATTAAGGAAGATACCGATAAAAGTTGATATGTTGAAGTTTTCTGCGTAATAAATTACCTCAAGTTCTTTAAAAAGGATCAAAAGTTCCCCTTCTTTAAGGAGATACAGTGGATTAAAATCCTTTCTCAACACTTTATGCCTTTCGTTGTAAGTTTCAAAGATAAGAATGCCACCAGGTTTTAAGGCTCTCAAAATCTGTCCCGATAGCTTTCTGTTGAGATAATAAAAATTGATTATAAGGTTGTAAGTATTTTGGGGAAGCGCATAATCGTCAAGATCCGCACACATAAAGTTGACATTAACCCCTTCATCCTTAGCCCTTCTTCTTGCCTTTTCTATAGCTACACAGGATATATCAATGGCGTCCACATCAAACCCTTCCTTTGCCAAAAATATGGCATTTTCCCCAGTACCACATGCCAGCTCTAAAGC
This region of Hydrogenobacter sp. genomic DNA includes:
- a CDS encoding sensor histidine kinase yields the protein YSKENTEIKVSGQLQDGRLKMFVSNVTEEEKHLESESYGLGLTIVDEIAKRLGLHLSFRRDGSLFTAIVEIGVDKGE
- a CDS encoding TIGR00269 family protein produces the protein MRRCAKCGKKAQVFLPQHRLSLCGKHYIEWFENRVERTIREFRMFSRWDKILVAVSGGKDSLSLWQALIKLGYDADGFHINLGIGNYSEMSNQIALKFACKVGRTLHELHLAKEVMPVPDFRDYDKRPACSLCGTLKRYYMNKVAKELGYSVVATGHNLDDESAVLFSNALSWNIEYLERQYPVLPEENGFVKKVKPLCKVSEKESALYAVLSGIEYVEDECPMAQGATTIDYKLYLSQLEEKMPGIKLRFYSEFLRKLYPILKTQEQKAKLQKCKVCGEPSISDICSVCKLKIKISSRKYIHDQHGE
- a CDS encoding MoaD/ThiS family protein, producing MELKVKYRGKEKILVFEKDRVKAKDVLNTLNLSREFAFVVKNGQVVDDDELLSPDDDIRVINAISGGVS
- the pheS gene encoding phenylalanine--tRNA ligase subunit alpha, which encodes MLDPIQVRKRAEEEIKRADNLQRLFEIKAKYLGKEGLITLALKGIKDIPQENRKEYGSQINTLKEVIENLLREKESELKEREISRKLSQDWVDMSIPLEPLVGTLHPLTQTLSKIKEIFVSMGFSIFEGPELELEAYNFDLLNIPKEHPARDMQDTFYLNMDGYLLRTHTSPAQIRVMLSQKPPIQVIAPGKVYRRDDDPTHSPMFHQVEGLVVNEYANFRHMKYTIETFLRTFFEKEVPVRFRASYFPFTEPSAEVDIGCIICHGMGCRVCKGSGWLEVMGCGMVHPSVLENCQIDTDIYQGFAFGMGVERLSMLYFGIDNIRLFYENDLRFLRQFL
- the rplT gene encoding 50S ribosomal protein L20, producing MRVKGPSSRKFKKKILKFAKGFRGQKKNVYRRAKEYVFRALQYQYRDRRQRKRQFRRLWIARINAAVRFHGISYSKFIAGMKKAGIELNRKVLADMAVRDPEGFAHIVNKAKEALSSV
- a CDS encoding amino acid ABC transporter substrate-binding protein; this translates as MRVLLAILFLLTSFAVGQDIIKFGAAISLTGKLAKEGQLLKRGYEIWKETVNAQGGIKVGGKHYKVDLVYYDDQSDPVTSARLIERLIVEDHIKFILGPYGSAQVFSSAPVVEKYGAIMVQAGGASSDIYQKGYRNIFGLYTIAPDYGRDLVELATRLDKSARKIAILYEKDIFSEDAAEGALQHAKRKGLEVVLYEGYPKQVQDLSSLMQKIRLLKPDIVIGSGHFQDSVLMVKQLKQFRINPKFLGLTVGPALPAFVEALGQDAEGIFGPVQWSPALRYRDPLFGSNQEFVKFYRERFGSDPEYHVAGAVAAGIVFQKAIEEAKSTDVVKVRDALRRIKIETLFGLISFDTSGRVITKPMAVIQIQRGKQVTVYPFEEAKPIYPKPQWR
- a CDS encoding branched-chain amino acid ABC transporter permease; this translates as MEMILQLLLDTLLLAGFYSMLSSGFSLMWGVTGIINLAYGSFVLVGAYLFYWAYQSGVNLPNAFLLVFLSGLLGGVAFQRIFINRLMNYEPFTLLILTFGLDILFTNLLNLIFKADVRSVQIQSLSKSLFIRDFILPYNKLSVFLISSLVILFVEVYLRFSWTGRAIRAVSADRTGAQLCGINPGNVYTISTSLATALAMLSGCFYALLQGFTPFDSESITLKAFFVCVVGGLGTLQGLLLGSLLLSLSEVFSGFYLGEEWKMVVSLFILIVFLLFKPRGFAGVKYA
- a CDS encoding branched-chain amino acid ABC transporter permease gives rise to the protein MLRLFLFALFIAGVFLPSFADPYWLRVISSALLLSSLAYAHNLLFHFLGYPAFGGVAFFGIGAYTFSLSFSRHYPLYVSLPFAGIISSLIAVISLPIILRLKSHYFAIGTLALQIMFMELAENLNITGGTKGYALKVPESANITTFYLFLFILLSLLILTALLEKSIFGKTLKVIKEDEEASLTMGINPLPYKLLVLIMMTLYLGILGGVFSLWSTYIDASTVFDPLLSVKTFFVLILSISAPVFGPLAWSFIFELAFEILWSSFTQIHGLLLGTAIILLILFFPKGAVWKSS
- a CDS encoding ABC transporter ATP-binding protein, which encodes MEKLLEVLDLEKSFGGNKVLDRVSFHIKRGEILGVIGPNGSGKTTLLNVISGLLKQDSGKILFKGKDIGKTGAYVRARLGIGRTFQNPRTFPSLTVLENLKIARLHSGRMTHTQEILKKTGLYKLKDRYSDRLSLAQKKRLELARALAIAPEILLLDEIFAGLNPASVKDISDLIKQLKDEGLSIVMVEHVLSALIPLADRIIVLSEGRVIYDGDKYGAFRDEKVRRAYLGERYSSLGV
- a CDS encoding ABC transporter ATP-binding protein, translating into MERDTPLLECKGINCGYADMQVLYDVYLTVKEKEAVVIFGSNGSGKSTLLKTLSGLLKPWNGSVRFYDRDITDLAPHERARLGISFASDTRNLFLSMSVEENLILGAYTNRKRLRKNLEMVYHYFPELANMKKKLAGELSGGYQRMLSIGRALMSEPHLLMIDELSLGLSPNMVDRLGEALTNINRENGLAMLVVEQEIYLASNMCKRGYVLDLGKIVAQGEVQKLLQEDTVRRVYMGGSHP
- a CDS encoding DUF554 domain-containing protein translates to MFPGFGTLINASLILTGSFFGLKASRYIPQSLKDGAINAIGLFTLMLGIKLLYENKPETLKVFILILTGSALGHMVRLEESIHRFLKDRGGNSVKGFVTACILFTVGPMTLLGCILEGTKGDSTLILSKAVMDGFSSTILSSSLGRGVLFSAFFVLLFQGMLTGLAFYFGSFLSESSMSNALFVGGGLMILTGMKIFGLLEKVKVLNIFPSLVMSLFF
- a CDS encoding glycosyltransferase, which produces MKIAFLKTGNETGVNRHILALLKYFQNKGAQVREFDLTQGDIQQTVNEILEFSPAFSLDINSTGVIVGQQEQSKVPLCDAFGFVHVSVFTDEPLLYFPSLLDIRQANNFLPVVCDLKYVDSLKALGINKGLFYITPFVDVDFMKKPHGEKDMEVVFLGPVSDPQILARQAISGLKDQLIPFFFEVGEFMFRNPEIPVLVASEYVLSMFHQNFQEEINKWRNEKPEEYLRFLNDVSIYATSKKRWYILSFLEGIDLKILGEYHGELKEGHESLQISSYDEFLDVLDRTYMVIMSFPYSVPSGIGFSPLEVSFMGCAPVIDYRMTLQGFLTPGNECIAYMPLDRADIEEKILYYLEHLDEALTIGQSARQKVLEKFTPEDRGEFLLGIFEQILEQAGKSP
- a CDS encoding class I SAM-dependent methyltransferase; amino-acid sequence: MAVEDKERWDQRYLRGWETQLHKTLLEFYHLAKVGKALELACGTGENAIFLAKEGFDVDAIDISCVAIEKARRRAKDEGVNVNFMCADLDDYALPQNTYNLIINFYYLNRKLSGQILRALKPGGILIFETYNERHKVLRKDFNPLYLLKEGELLILFKELEVIYYAENFNISTFIGIFLNSNTGSV